One genomic window of Acidimicrobiia bacterium includes the following:
- a CDS encoding proteasome accessory factor PafA2: MALPKVFGVETEYGIIVKGDERLNPVAASTLVVSSYRDLLSKSAEWDFDDEHPERDARGFVMPPDKAPTVEPSLTNVVLPNGARLYVDHAHPEYSTPECSDPLELVAHDAAGVLVMRKAVARLEATMDDGQTLRLYKNNSDGKGNSYGCHENYLVSRDVPFEDLAEKLVPYFVSRQVICGAGKVGAENGTEEAHFQISQRADFFEELIGLETTIRRPIINTRDEPHADPSLYRRLHVIVGDANMSQFANFVKIGATALVILMIEDGFIQKDLSLDDPVSALRAVSRDLTCRRPLRRSDGTTITPVELQWNYYELAEKWREGHDHPAWTPRVLDAWRQALEGLESDPFSLSDRLDWVAKLRVIESYRESRGLDWKDSKVAMIDLQYHDIREDRGIYWKLEQSGAIKRMVGDETIKGAELNPPETTRAYFRGRAIQHFGRAIVSANWDSVVVDSGKATLKRIPMMNPHKGTKSAVGQLFQQASDAEHLIELLSEG; encoded by the coding sequence GTGGCACTTCCAAAAGTTTTCGGAGTAGAAACCGAGTATGGAATCATCGTGAAAGGCGACGAGCGGCTGAATCCGGTGGCCGCCTCCACCTTGGTGGTTTCTTCTTACAGAGATCTCCTCTCTAAGTCGGCCGAGTGGGACTTTGACGACGAACACCCCGAGCGAGATGCCCGAGGGTTCGTAATGCCTCCGGACAAAGCACCGACAGTCGAGCCGTCGCTCACCAATGTCGTCCTGCCCAACGGGGCCCGGCTATACGTTGACCATGCCCATCCCGAGTACTCGACTCCTGAGTGCTCCGATCCTCTCGAATTAGTAGCCCATGATGCCGCAGGTGTGTTGGTCATGAGAAAGGCTGTCGCGAGACTAGAAGCGACCATGGACGACGGCCAGACTCTGCGTCTATATAAGAACAATTCGGATGGCAAGGGAAACAGCTACGGATGCCACGAGAACTACCTTGTTTCTCGGGATGTCCCCTTCGAGGATCTAGCCGAGAAGCTCGTCCCCTACTTTGTGAGCAGGCAGGTTATCTGTGGCGCGGGAAAAGTGGGAGCCGAGAACGGTACAGAGGAGGCACATTTTCAGATCTCCCAGCGGGCCGATTTCTTTGAGGAGCTGATCGGCTTGGAGACGACTATTCGCAGGCCAATCATCAACACCCGGGATGAGCCACATGCAGATCCGTCGCTCTACCGGAGGCTTCATGTGATAGTGGGCGACGCAAACATGTCACAGTTTGCGAATTTCGTCAAAATTGGAGCGACGGCTCTCGTGATTTTGATGATCGAAGACGGGTTTATTCAGAAGGATTTATCTCTTGATGACCCGGTCTCTGCTCTTCGAGCCGTCAGTCGTGATCTCACATGTAGACGCCCGCTAAGGAGGTCGGACGGGACCACGATCACTCCCGTCGAGCTTCAGTGGAACTACTACGAGCTGGCGGAGAAGTGGCGTGAAGGTCACGACCATCCAGCCTGGACTCCTCGAGTTTTAGACGCGTGGCGCCAGGCTCTCGAAGGCCTGGAGTCCGACCCTTTTTCATTGTCTGATCGCCTCGACTGGGTGGCGAAGCTTCGAGTTATTGAGTCGTACCGAGAGAGTCGAGGTCTGGATTGGAAAGATTCCAAGGTGGCTATGATCGACTTGCAATACCACGACATACGGGAAGATCGTGGGATTTATTGGAAGCTAGAGCAGTCGGGCGCTATCAAGCGGATGGTTGGCGATGAAACAATAAAAGGCGCGGAGCTCAATCCCCCCGAGACCACGCGCGCTTATTTTAGAGGGCGAGCAATTCAGCACTTTGGGCGGGCGATTGTCTCTGCTAACTGGGATAGTGTGGTGGTCGACTCTGGGAAGGCCACTCTCAAGCGCATCCCAATGATGAATCCGCACAAAGGAACCAAGTCTGCCGTTGGGCAGCTTTTTCAGCAAGCCTCTGATGCCGAGCATCTCATAGAGCTGTTGTCGGAGGGATGA
- a CDS encoding ubiquitin-like protein Pup, with the protein MDRERQQKKLSKPQGGGNDPDAGLVIDTKETLKKETDELLDEIDELLEENAEEFVRNYIQKGGE; encoded by the coding sequence ATGGACCGAGAACGCCAGCAAAAGAAGCTTTCCAAACCTCAGGGAGGCGGCAACGACCCAGACGCGGGGCTTGTCATTGACACAAAAGAAACCCTCAAAAAAGAGACCGACGAGCTTCTGGATGAGATTGATGAGCTTCTCGAGGAAAACGCAGAGGAGTTCGTCAGGAACTACATTCAAAAAGGCGGCGAGTAG
- the prcB gene encoding proteasome subunit beta, with the protein MTAADPAASFVSFLRSLDHTGSGVGFAPTVATTLGSRVSSSGNSKLLASETPSVLAGTTVLALRYKSGVVLAGDRRATEGSFIAHRYIEKVHQTDSHSAVAVAGAAGPALEIVRLFQTELEHYEKVQGTRLSLPGQANRLAALIRGHFELALRGLVVVPVFAGFDDSTRTGRIFKYDVTGGRYEEREFHAEGSGGKLARSFIKQGFRVSMSADDAIEVALAALYEAADEDAGTGGPDLARGIYPTIATIDAGGFKRLEDSDVAKRFKAIIKKS; encoded by the coding sequence CTGACCGCAGCGGATCCCGCCGCCAGCTTCGTCTCGTTCCTGCGCAGCTTGGACCATACGGGCTCAGGGGTCGGTTTCGCTCCAACCGTCGCAACCACGCTTGGCTCGCGCGTGAGTTCCTCCGGGAATTCTAAGCTTCTGGCAAGCGAGACACCATCTGTTCTCGCGGGCACCACTGTTCTCGCTCTGAGGTACAAGAGCGGCGTCGTTCTAGCCGGAGACAGGAGAGCGACCGAGGGCTCCTTTATCGCTCACCGGTACATTGAAAAAGTTCATCAAACCGACTCGCACTCCGCCGTGGCAGTCGCGGGAGCGGCAGGGCCTGCCCTCGAGATTGTGCGGCTGTTCCAGACTGAGCTTGAGCATTACGAGAAGGTTCAGGGGACGAGACTTTCCCTTCCTGGTCAGGCCAATCGGCTGGCAGCGCTAATTCGTGGCCATTTTGAGTTGGCGCTTCGAGGTCTCGTAGTTGTTCCCGTGTTCGCAGGATTCGATGATTCGACCCGAACCGGGCGCATATTCAAGTACGACGTGACAGGAGGTAGGTACGAGGAGCGGGAGTTCCACGCCGAGGGGTCGGGAGGCAAACTAGCCCGTAGCTTTATAAAACAGGGGTTTCGAGTTTCGATGAGCGCAGACGACGCGATAGAGGTCGCCTTAGCGGCTTTGTACGAGGCGGCGGACGAAGACGCCGGAACGGGTGGACCAGATCTTGCGCGCGGCATCTATCCCACGATTGCCACCATAGACGCAGGTGGCTTCAAACGACTAGAGGACTCGGACGTAGCCAAGCGATTCAAAGCAATAATCAAGAAGTCTTGA
- the prcA gene encoding proteasome subunit alpha, whose product MTFPFYVSPEQLTKDKAEFARKGIARGRSLVALGYKDGILIAAENPSRALRKISEVYDRIAFAAVGRYNEFEALRVMGIRLADMTGYSNSREDVNGRALANVYAQQLGTIFTTEPKPYEVELLLAEIGDTPDKDSIYHVLYDGSLQDEKGYAVIGGNAELVASELEEKYQDGQDLQGALRIAARALDKGDTSRKLDGSDLEVAVLDRTVNTHRKFRRLRPDEIASLLGDVLSK is encoded by the coding sequence GTGACCTTTCCGTTTTACGTGTCGCCAGAGCAGCTAACCAAAGACAAGGCCGAGTTCGCTCGAAAAGGGATCGCTAGAGGACGATCCCTCGTGGCCTTAGGGTACAAGGACGGAATTCTGATCGCTGCTGAGAACCCTTCTCGTGCGCTTCGCAAGATAAGCGAGGTATACGACCGCATCGCTTTCGCGGCGGTAGGAAGGTACAACGAGTTCGAGGCTTTGCGAGTGATGGGAATACGACTGGCTGACATGACCGGGTACTCGAATTCTCGTGAGGATGTCAATGGACGGGCGTTGGCGAATGTTTACGCTCAGCAACTTGGAACAATATTTACGACCGAACCTAAACCATACGAAGTGGAATTGCTTCTCGCCGAAATCGGCGATACGCCCGACAAGGACAGCATCTATCACGTTCTATACGACGGCTCGCTGCAGGACGAAAAGGGATATGCCGTCATTGGCGGCAACGCAGAACTTGTCGCATCCGAGCTGGAGGAAAAATACCAAGACGGCCAGGATCTTCAAGGTGCACTGAGAATCGCAGCCCGAGCTCTTGACAAGGGGGATACTTCGCGCAAGCTCGATGGCTCCGATCTCGAGGTTGCAGTACTCGATAGGACGGTGAATACGCATAGGAAATTCAGGCGGCTTAGGCCAGACGAGATCGCGTCGCTATTGGGAGATGTGCTCTCTAAGTAG
- the pafA gene encoding Pup--protein ligase, translating into MERRIFGLENEYGVTCMLRGQRRLSPDEVARYLFRRVVSWGRSSNVFLENGSRLYLDVGSHPEYATPECDSIYDLVAHDKAGERILEHLHVTAEARLSEEGVRGQIFIFKNNTDSAGNSYGCHENYLMSRHGEFQRYADSLIPFLVSRQIFAGAGKVLQTARGAIYCISQRAEHIWEGVSSATTRSRPIINTRDEPHADAERYRRLHVIVGDSNMSEYATFLKVASTSIVLRMLENNFPMRELTLENPIRAIREISHDLTLTKKVRLANGWEATALQIQQEYFERASRFIELKGGDPAEEHAMQMWEHCLIQLENDPLKLSREVDWVTKYNIISDYRRRTGIPLSHPRISLLDLAYHDVSRKRGIYNLLARKGLVDRLVADHDIDNAVFEPPQTTRARLRGEFIRRAKERRRDFTVDWVHLKLNDQAQRTVLCKDPFRSHDERVERLINSL; encoded by the coding sequence TTGGAGCGCCGAATCTTCGGCCTGGAAAATGAGTACGGAGTCACGTGTATGCTGCGGGGCCAGCGGCGGCTGAGCCCCGACGAGGTTGCGCGGTATTTGTTCAGACGAGTCGTGTCTTGGGGCCGCTCTTCTAACGTGTTTCTCGAGAATGGCTCCCGTCTTTATCTTGACGTTGGGTCTCACCCGGAGTACGCAACTCCCGAGTGCGACTCCATTTATGACCTGGTAGCCCACGACAAAGCCGGCGAGAGAATTCTCGAGCACCTACATGTAACTGCCGAAGCTCGCCTTTCGGAAGAGGGTGTGCGGGGCCAGATATTCATTTTCAAGAACAACACTGACTCTGCTGGAAACAGCTATGGGTGTCACGAAAATTATCTAATGAGCAGGCATGGCGAATTTCAGCGGTACGCAGACAGCTTGATTCCTTTTCTGGTTAGCAGGCAGATCTTTGCAGGGGCAGGAAAGGTTCTTCAGACTGCCAGGGGTGCCATCTATTGCATAAGCCAGCGAGCAGAACACATTTGGGAGGGAGTGTCTTCGGCCACGACTAGGAGTCGGCCGATAATCAACACTCGAGATGAACCACACGCAGACGCCGAACGGTACCGTCGTCTCCACGTCATCGTCGGTGACTCCAACATGTCTGAGTATGCGACGTTTCTGAAGGTTGCATCTACGAGCATCGTATTGCGGATGTTGGAAAACAACTTCCCGATGAGGGAATTGACCCTCGAGAACCCCATCAGAGCTATAAGAGAAATCAGTCACGATCTCACGCTGACTAAAAAGGTCCGATTGGCTAACGGGTGGGAAGCCACTGCACTTCAGATTCAGCAAGAGTACTTCGAGCGGGCGTCCCGCTTTATAGAACTAAAAGGAGGAGATCCGGCCGAAGAGCACGCGATGCAAATGTGGGAACACTGCCTTATCCAACTCGAAAACGATCCGTTGAAGTTGTCTAGAGAGGTCGACTGGGTTACGAAGTACAACATCATTTCTGATTACCGACGCAGGACCGGCATTCCTCTGTCTCATCCCCGGATATCCCTTTTGGATTTGGCTTACCATGATGTGAGTCGCAAGCGTGGTATCTACAACCTCTTAGCGCGTAAGGGGCTTGTTGATCGTCTGGTAGCAGACCACGACATTGATAACGCGGTCTTTGAGCCACCGCAGACAACACGTGCAAGGCTTAGGGGAGAATTCATCAGGCGGGCGAAGGAGCGCCGTAGGGACTTCACGGTCGACTGGGTACATCTCAAACTCAACGATCAGGCACAGCGAACGGTTCTTTGCAAGGATCCCTTCAGGTCACACGACGAACGTGTAGAGCGCCTTATCAACTCCCTCTGA
- the tatB gene encoding twin-arginine translocase subunit TatB: protein MLNVGPLEILLIVVIALLVIGPEDLPDAVRKVGRFFAELRRYGEEVQEEVRAIIEDAASGLEDDLKATEPSGGSDLKFDSKNLPDSGGTGG from the coding sequence ATGTTGAACGTCGGACCATTAGAGATTTTGCTGATTGTGGTCATAGCGCTACTGGTTATCGGACCTGAAGACCTTCCCGATGCCGTACGCAAGGTTGGCCGTTTCTTCGCAGAACTGAGGCGCTATGGCGAAGAAGTACAAGAAGAGGTGCGTGCGATCATAGAAGATGCGGCTAGTGGATTAGAGGATGATCTAAAAGCCACAGAACCGAGTGGGGGCTCGGATCTCAAATTCGATTCAAAAAACTTACCAGATTCCGGGGGTACGGGTGGCTGA
- the tatC gene encoding twin-arginine translocase subunit TatC, whose product MTSSVSELDGYEDIASLEATRMPLVEHLKELRIRLIRALVAFVVASLIGWVFFIPIMDVLLAPLRTALGDPERPLIAIGIFDPVGMRLKISAFAGLILASPVIFWQIWRFVAPGLTRKERKTTITIVSVSSLLFAFGVAVAYLTAVPALVFLLKIAGNTVEPFITADRYISFMLAMSFGFGAAFEFPLVLIALVALGAVSSRQLLGAWRVVVVAISVVAAVATPGQDPFSFFALFAPMCVLYLLAVAFARFILKK is encoded by the coding sequence ATGACTTCTAGCGTTTCTGAATTAGATGGTTATGAAGACATTGCTTCCCTAGAAGCAACTCGTATGCCCCTTGTCGAGCATCTCAAAGAGTTGCGAATCCGCCTTATTAGAGCGCTGGTAGCATTTGTCGTTGCTTCCTTAATTGGGTGGGTGTTTTTCATCCCAATTATGGATGTGCTGCTTGCGCCTCTTCGTACCGCACTTGGAGATCCAGAGCGTCCACTAATCGCGATTGGGATTTTCGATCCGGTTGGAATGCGCCTGAAGATATCGGCGTTCGCAGGGTTGATATTGGCATCTCCCGTGATTTTTTGGCAAATTTGGAGGTTTGTGGCACCAGGACTTACGCGGAAAGAACGAAAGACGACGATCACCATAGTCTCGGTTAGCAGCTTGCTGTTTGCGTTCGGAGTCGCTGTTGCTTACCTGACCGCTGTTCCTGCACTTGTTTTTCTGCTCAAAATAGCTGGAAACACTGTAGAGCCTTTCATAACAGCCGATCGCTACATTAGCTTCATGTTGGCAATGAGCTTTGGATTCGGTGCGGCATTTGAATTCCCTCTTGTTCTCATAGCTCTCGTAGCTTTGGGTGCAGTCAGTTCCAGGCAGTTATTAGGAGCATGGCGAGTTGTCGTTGTTGCTATCTCAGTGGTGGCTGCTGTAGCGACACCAGGGCAGGATCCATTTTCGTTTTTTGCACTCTTTGCCCCGATGTGTGTTTTATATTTACTTGCTGTAGCATTTGCCCGCTTTATATTAAAAAAGTAA
- a CDS encoding thymidylate synthase yields METSTSQEEFTSEERAILSRYFTNIDGPVFALVNLPEVVKGALFARYSRSEKSLKRLFLDEFINDRGSGERALREYLEGGDSGRGAGYNQVGDARARDLYDRIFTEYGDDSVAQLGGAHLGCENVSNIATKILERGRLMAYLEQSTRYIRYDTRHRGKFRYKCPPELDLPEMKDARGIFEEVCKGLFELYAELYTKLYEHFEHKYPKRADEPEGAYRSAVRAKVCDSLRGLLPAATLANVGVFGSGQAYERLLLRLLSSPVSEARILGKEILHELEKVIPSFVKRVEMEGRGVDWRRYLSETRDRVAGAAALLISSHGLNGSKQGQDAVDRTLLLSSQRPTVNLVDFDPEGERKIAAAILFDHTPVSMHEAFRIAQGLGADALALLIAEYVGSRRNRRHLPGRAFESTYYTFEVVSDYGAFRDLQRHRILTIEWQPLSSNLGFSMPDVIAEIGEENRWKSAMESAADAYSFIESASRVAASYVLPMAFRLRYRMQLNAREAIHLIELRTSSQAHPEYRAVCSDMAELIGRRAGHWNVYRAMQFKGGDFEDLERREAEMRAATRRKAVGG; encoded by the coding sequence GTGGAGACTTCGACTAGCCAAGAGGAATTCACTTCCGAGGAACGGGCTATCCTGTCCCGGTATTTTACGAACATCGATGGACCCGTTTTTGCCCTCGTAAACCTTCCCGAGGTGGTAAAAGGAGCTCTGTTCGCTCGATATTCCCGCTCGGAGAAAAGCCTGAAAAGGCTATTCCTCGATGAGTTCATCAACGATAGAGGTAGCGGAGAGCGTGCACTTCGCGAGTATCTGGAAGGGGGGGATTCAGGTCGAGGGGCCGGTTACAACCAAGTAGGCGATGCAAGAGCACGTGACCTGTATGACAGGATCTTTACCGAGTATGGGGACGACTCGGTCGCTCAACTAGGCGGTGCTCATCTGGGCTGTGAAAACGTGTCCAATATTGCCACCAAAATTTTAGAGCGGGGGCGACTCATGGCTTACCTAGAGCAGTCTACCCGCTACATCCGGTACGACACCCGCCACCGCGGAAAGTTCCGGTACAAGTGCCCCCCAGAGCTTGATCTGCCGGAGATGAAAGATGCGCGGGGGATCTTTGAAGAGGTTTGCAAGGGGCTGTTCGAGCTGTACGCAGAGCTATACACGAAATTGTACGAACATTTCGAGCATAAGTACCCCAAAAGAGCCGATGAGCCAGAGGGCGCCTATCGATCAGCCGTGAGGGCGAAGGTGTGCGACTCGCTCAGAGGACTGCTTCCTGCTGCCACACTCGCCAATGTTGGCGTCTTTGGAAGTGGACAAGCCTATGAGCGGCTTCTTCTACGACTGCTTTCCTCGCCGGTGAGCGAGGCAAGGATTTTGGGGAAGGAGATTCTTCACGAGCTAGAGAAGGTGATCCCTTCTTTCGTAAAGAGAGTCGAGATGGAAGGAAGGGGGGTCGACTGGCGGAGATATTTATCGGAGACTCGCGATAGAGTCGCGGGCGCGGCCGCATTGCTCATCTCTTCCCACGGATTGAACGGTTCCAAGCAGGGGCAGGATGCCGTAGACAGAACACTCTTATTGAGTTCTCAACGACCTACTGTCAATCTGGTGGACTTCGACCCTGAAGGTGAGCGAAAGATCGCAGCTGCAATTCTCTTTGACCACACCCCAGTATCCATGCATGAAGCTTTCCGAATTGCTCAGGGACTTGGCGCGGATGCCCTTGCGTTGCTCATAGCAGAGTATGTTGGCTCCCGGCGAAACCGTCGCCACCTCCCTGGACGGGCCTTTGAATCTACGTATTACACTTTCGAAGTCGTATCTGACTATGGCGCTTTTAGAGATCTACAAAGACACCGCATTCTTACCATTGAGTGGCAGCCACTCTCTTCCAACCTCGGATTTTCAATGCCTGATGTCATAGCCGAAATAGGAGAGGAGAACCGCTGGAAAAGTGCGATGGAGTCGGCAGCAGACGCGTACTCTTTCATCGAGTCAGCGTCTAGAGTGGCTGCCTCTTATGTACTTCCCATGGCGTTTCGGTTGCGCTACCGTATGCAGCTCAATGCTAGAGAGGCGATTCACCTCATAGAGCTCAGAACATCTTCACAGGCCCATCCGGAGTACCGGGCGGTCTGCAGCGATATGGCCGAGCTTATTGGTAGGAGAGCGGGGCACTGGAACGTTTATCGAGCAATGCAGTTCAAAGGCGGTGATTTTGAAGATCTTGAGCGCAGGGAAGCAGAGATGCGGGCAGCAACGCGAAGGAAAGCGGTCGGGGGATGA
- a CDS encoding dUTPase, with translation MESLDVKEDLEEEVEEEEEEEEVEEDEDREPTLDEILKERSGLVEIEGEEGDEEEGEEDDEEENDSLTRRVLLGEKAEIAEDEFVCKSCFLVKHRTQLADSRRQLCRDCI, from the coding sequence ATCGAGAGCCTTGATGTCAAAGAAGATCTTGAAGAAGAGGTTGAAGAGGAAGAGGAAGAAGAAGAGGTTGAAGAGGACGAGGATAGAGAGCCTACCCTTGACGAGATTCTCAAAGAACGAAGCGGATTAGTTGAAATCGAGGGCGAAGAAGGGGACGAAGAAGAGGGCGAAGAAGACGACGAAGAGGAAAACGACTCTCTCACACGGCGAGTACTGCTAGGCGAGAAAGCTGAAATTGCAGAGGACGAGTTCGTATGCAAGTCATGTTTTTTGGTAAAGCATCGGACACAGCTGGCCGACTCTCGACGCCAGTTGTGCAGAGACTGTATCTGA
- the lnt gene encoding apolipoprotein N-acyltransferase, with the protein MGHSWPTLDASCAETVSETGSHLRNILKDALGSVGIQSSSLSYGSLRFRFLDSLFAKLVVSAVAGAAVGFALVWGGRWWLGSVIGIGALYTSVRGASRLRAISVGLVSGAAVFGISSEWSRLFGAHAYLSLVAALSLFWVACVVVASFARSEVQSLLLGPSAIVLAELFRTRFPLGGYGLATVSNTQIDGPLSRAAVVVGSAGVSGLAAALGIAVVTLLTKALSSGFSRIKGRSKGFVSSVVVSLGCVIIALGPLFFPESKVGSRGSVDELNDNSSSRKLRVAVVQVYDENRPLSDDEEARGALLTWLKTETEKSAVARPELVVWPEASLGSHLLEGESMAARAVREATSKTGASLIANGQPLGGSLDRFVNRNYFFSYTGRLEMVSDKEKLVPFGEYVPWRSALQPRIRSLERIPIDGEPGQWRLFRLGEIGIGSVICFESTFSYYIRERVRAGSEIIVVETNNRSFETSSLSRQHVSASRMRAIETRRFVVHAALSGISAVIRPDGSILESAGLFERKVLLADVEPSGALTPYVRFGDWAPGGLAAASMILGLGARKRLRPEAKL; encoded by the coding sequence ATCGGACACAGCTGGCCGACTCTCGACGCCAGTTGTGCAGAGACTGTATCTGAGACTGGATCTCATCTGAGGAACATACTCAAAGACGCGCTCGGGTCGGTAGGAATACAGTCTTCTTCCCTGAGCTACGGATCGCTCAGGTTCAGGTTTCTGGATTCACTATTTGCCAAATTAGTCGTAAGCGCTGTCGCCGGAGCAGCTGTGGGCTTCGCTCTAGTGTGGGGAGGGCGGTGGTGGCTGGGAAGCGTTATAGGAATCGGGGCACTTTACACCTCGGTTAGAGGAGCATCTCGTCTTCGAGCCATTTCAGTCGGCCTGGTGTCCGGGGCCGCAGTGTTCGGAATCTCGAGCGAGTGGTCTAGGCTGTTCGGTGCGCACGCCTATTTGTCTCTCGTGGCCGCTCTATCGCTTTTCTGGGTGGCGTGCGTCGTCGTAGCCTCTTTTGCCCGAAGCGAAGTGCAGTCGCTTCTTTTGGGACCGTCTGCGATTGTCCTAGCCGAGCTGTTTCGAACGAGGTTTCCCCTCGGGGGATACGGCCTTGCCACGGTGTCTAATACCCAAATAGACGGCCCCTTGTCAAGAGCAGCAGTGGTGGTAGGGTCTGCCGGTGTCTCGGGGCTTGCAGCTGCTCTAGGGATAGCAGTTGTCACTTTATTGACTAAAGCGCTAAGCAGTGGATTTTCGAGGATAAAAGGACGAAGCAAGGGGTTTGTCTCCTCTGTAGTGGTTTCACTGGGATGTGTGATCATCGCTTTAGGACCATTGTTTTTTCCCGAAAGCAAAGTAGGAAGCCGCGGCTCGGTCGACGAATTGAACGACAACAGTTCGAGCAGGAAGTTGCGCGTTGCAGTTGTTCAGGTTTATGACGAGAATCGACCGCTCAGCGACGACGAGGAAGCTCGGGGTGCATTACTGACGTGGTTGAAGACCGAGACCGAGAAGTCAGCTGTAGCCCGTCCCGAGCTTGTTGTATGGCCCGAAGCATCCCTTGGATCCCATTTACTAGAAGGGGAATCGATGGCTGCAAGGGCCGTGAGAGAAGCGACCTCCAAAACGGGTGCTAGCCTCATCGCAAACGGTCAACCCCTCGGTGGAAGTCTCGATCGCTTCGTAAACAGAAACTACTTTTTTTCGTACACGGGACGCCTCGAGATGGTGTCAGACAAAGAAAAACTTGTTCCGTTTGGTGAGTATGTTCCATGGAGGTCTGCGTTACAACCTCGCATACGCTCACTTGAGCGGATACCGATAGATGGTGAACCGGGCCAGTGGAGACTATTTCGTCTAGGCGAGATAGGAATCGGTTCGGTTATCTGCTTTGAGTCGACTTTCTCTTACTACATACGAGAACGAGTTCGCGCCGGGTCGGAGATAATCGTAGTAGAGACCAATAACCGGTCATTCGAGACATCGAGCTTGTCTCGGCAACACGTTTCGGCTAGCCGTATGCGGGCAATTGAAACCAGGCGATTCGTCGTGCACGCAGCACTGTCTGGGATCTCGGCGGTGATAAGACCCGACGGATCTATTCTGGAAAGTGCCGGACTCTTCGAGCGGAAAGTCCTGTTAGCAGACGTGGAGCCTTCAGGAGCATTGACACCGTATGTGCGATTCGGCGACTGGGCGCCTGGGGGTCTAGCGGCAGCCAGCATGATCCTCGGACTGGGCGCTCGGAAGCGGCTTCGTCCCGAGGCGAAGCTGTGA